Proteins from a single region of Polyangium spumosum:
- a CDS encoding (2Fe-2S)-binding protein, whose product MYVCICEAVSEQDILDLVGAGAQTAHEVMEKTRAGTRCGSCRSTVVAMVEGECPISTEGDSGLTCGVRRLRVLRSASSAA is encoded by the coding sequence ATGTACGTCTGCATCTGTGAGGCGGTTTCGGAGCAGGACATCCTGGATCTCGTGGGCGCTGGTGCTCAGACAGCCCACGAGGTCATGGAGAAGACGCGGGCTGGCACGCGGTGCGGCTCGTGTCGGTCGACGGTGGTCGCCATGGTCGAGGGGGAATGCCCGATCTCGACGGAGGGTGATTCCGGCTTGACCTGCGGAGTTCGTCGGCTCCGGGTGCTGCGTTCGGCCTCTTCGGCGGCCTGA
- the bfr gene encoding bacterioferritin: MKGDRDVIHALNEVLAAELVAINQYFMHAKMCENWGYLALAARSRTESIDEMRHAEAIMTRILFLEGLPNLQRLDKLNVGQTVPEQFRSDLDLEYAAVARLNSSIQLCREKADHQSEALLRTILAGEEEHIDWLETQLDLLQKLGEPLYLSRQLANG, encoded by the coding sequence ATGAAGGGCGACAGAGACGTCATCCACGCGCTGAACGAGGTGCTCGCCGCCGAGCTCGTCGCGATCAACCAGTATTTCATGCACGCCAAGATGTGCGAGAACTGGGGATATCTGGCGCTCGCCGCGCGCAGCCGTACCGAGTCGATCGACGAGATGCGTCACGCCGAGGCGATCATGACGCGGATCCTCTTCCTCGAAGGGCTGCCGAACCTGCAGCGCCTCGACAAGCTGAACGTCGGCCAGACCGTGCCGGAGCAGTTCCGGAGCGACCTCGACCTCGAGTATGCGGCCGTCGCGCGCCTCAACAGCTCCATCCAGCTCTGCCGTGAGAAGGCCGATCACCAGAGCGAGGCATTGCTGAGGACCATCCTCGCCGGCGAGGAGGAGCACATCGATTGGCTGGAGACCCAGCTCGACCTCCTTCAGAAGCTCGGCGAGCCGCTTTACCTTTCGCGGCAGCTCGCGAACGGCTAG
- a CDS encoding sigma-54-dependent transcriptional regulator: MAKILVVDDQRNMRTTLAMMLRSAGYEVDEASDGKEGADRGSKGAYDLVLTDLRMGGNDGIGVLRAVKETHAMTEVIVMTAYGTIESAVEAMRLGAFDYIQKPFTEQELLVKVERAIANRRLTGQVSLFATEFRERYKFENIIGRSHAVREVLARIVRVAPTDATVLITGESGTGKELVAKAIHANSKRADRPFVPVNCAAISETLLESELFGHARGSFTGAVSARKGLFEEADGGTFFFDEIAETPLTFQAKLLRAIQENEIRRVGENKPIRVDVRIIAATNQDLMVSVAERRFRQDLYYRLNVARFILPPLRERREDIPVLFEFFLDKYNRKMSTKARVGEGVLEAVSSYEFPGNIRELENLVEQAVALSGGGVITIDDLGLPPGPSQKAAAASSGGRALADVVDSAERQAIEAALRECDGSRERAAEVLGISATTLWRKMTRLAITYPPA, encoded by the coding sequence ATGGCGAAGATTCTCGTCGTCGATGATCAGCGCAACATGCGCACGACGCTCGCGATGATGTTGCGAAGCGCGGGCTACGAAGTCGACGAGGCGAGCGACGGCAAAGAAGGCGCAGACCGCGGCTCGAAGGGCGCATACGACCTCGTGCTCACCGACCTGCGCATGGGCGGCAACGACGGCATCGGCGTCCTGCGCGCGGTCAAGGAGACTCACGCGATGACCGAGGTCATCGTGATGACCGCGTACGGCACGATCGAGAGCGCGGTCGAGGCCATGCGCCTCGGCGCCTTCGACTACATCCAGAAGCCCTTCACGGAGCAGGAGCTGCTCGTGAAGGTCGAGCGCGCGATCGCGAACCGCAGGCTCACGGGCCAGGTCTCGCTCTTCGCGACCGAGTTCCGCGAGCGCTACAAGTTCGAGAACATCATCGGCCGCTCGCACGCGGTCCGCGAGGTGCTCGCGCGTATCGTGCGCGTGGCGCCGACGGACGCGACGGTGCTCATCACGGGCGAGAGCGGCACGGGCAAGGAGCTCGTCGCGAAGGCGATCCACGCGAACTCGAAGCGCGCCGATCGCCCGTTCGTCCCGGTCAACTGCGCCGCGATCAGCGAGACGTTGCTCGAGAGCGAGCTCTTCGGCCACGCGCGTGGCTCCTTCACGGGCGCGGTCTCGGCGCGCAAGGGCCTCTTCGAGGAGGCCGACGGCGGCACGTTTTTCTTCGACGAGATCGCCGAGACGCCGCTGACCTTCCAGGCGAAGCTGCTCCGCGCGATCCAGGAGAACGAGATCCGGCGCGTCGGCGAGAACAAGCCGATCCGCGTCGACGTGCGTATCATCGCCGCGACGAACCAGGACCTCATGGTCTCCGTCGCCGAGCGTCGCTTCCGGCAGGACCTCTACTACCGCCTCAACGTGGCGCGCTTCATCCTGCCGCCCTTGCGCGAGCGCCGCGAGGACATCCCGGTCCTCTTCGAGTTCTTCCTCGACAAGTACAACCGCAAGATGAGCACGAAGGCGCGCGTGGGCGAGGGCGTGCTCGAGGCGGTGTCGAGCTACGAGTTCCCCGGCAACATCCGCGAGCTCGAGAACCTCGTCGAGCAAGCCGTGGCGCTCTCGGGCGGCGGCGTCATCACGATCGACGACCTCGGCCTTCCGCCGGGCCCCTCGCAGAAGGCGGCCGCGGCGAGCAGCGGCGGCCGGGCCCTCGCCGACGTGGTCGACTCGGCCGAGCGTCAAGCCATCGAGGCGGCGCTGCGCGAGTGTGACGGCAGCCGCGAGCGCGCCGCCGAGGTGCTCGGCATCAGCGCCACCACGCTCTGGCGCAAGATGACGCGCCTCGCGATCACGTACCCCCCCGCCTGA
- a CDS encoding response regulator, with translation MPRVLIVDDEENQRKTLSIGLRLEGFEVVGAGSGEEALRLLAEKSVDVAMVDLMLPGMSGLDLVRQIRRMFPNVRVYLASAYHLSSRQMERADCGAAGFIPKPYPLAELSRLLQAKTPTAAAQAAC, from the coding sequence ATGCCGCGCGTGTTGATCGTCGATGACGAGGAGAATCAACGCAAGACGCTGTCCATCGGGCTCCGGCTCGAAGGGTTCGAGGTGGTCGGCGCCGGCTCGGGGGAGGAGGCGCTGCGGCTGCTCGCCGAGAAGTCCGTCGACGTGGCGATGGTCGACCTGATGCTTCCAGGCATGAGTGGCCTCGACCTCGTGCGCCAGATCCGCCGCATGTTCCCGAACGTGCGCGTCTACCTCGCGAGCGCCTACCACCTCTCGTCGCGGCAGATGGAGCGCGCCGACTGCGGCGCCGCCGGCTTCATCCCCAAGCCCTACCCACTCGCCGAGCTGAGCCGCCTCTTGCAAGCCAAGACGCCGACGGCGGCAGCGCAAGCCGCGTGCTAA
- the queA gene encoding tRNA preQ1(34) S-adenosylmethionine ribosyltransferase-isomerase QueA: MRRDLLAYDLPPELIAAHPSPDRESARLLVVDAEPGRLEHAFIRDLPERLPEGALLIVNDTRVLPARLLGRKAQSGGKVEVFLVRKIAETHVDVDGERLPAERWRALGRASKPLREGAEILIEGPVPLVARALGRDPEGLFDVVLFSPRSGLSVPDAIEAAGHVPLPPYIRRDDDATDRARYQTVYAREPGAVAAPTAGLHLTEALIERSRARGISLARVTLHVGLGTFQPVTAADLDDHPMHAEAYRVPPETAEAVAHARREGREIVAIGTTSVRALESAADPERDGHVLPREGETRLLIQPGYRFRVVDRLLTNFHLPESTLLALVSAFAGHARVLESYRVAIEEKYRFYSYGDAMLLRRSR; encoded by the coding sequence GTGCGCCGCGACCTCCTCGCCTACGACCTACCGCCCGAGCTCATCGCCGCGCATCCGTCGCCGGATCGTGAGAGCGCGCGCCTGCTCGTCGTCGACGCCGAGCCGGGCCGCCTCGAACACGCCTTCATCCGTGACCTCCCCGAGCGCTTGCCCGAAGGCGCGCTGCTCATCGTCAACGACACCCGCGTCCTGCCCGCGCGCCTCCTCGGCCGCAAGGCCCAGAGCGGCGGCAAGGTCGAGGTCTTCCTCGTCCGCAAGATCGCGGAGACACACGTCGATGTCGACGGCGAGCGCCTGCCCGCCGAGCGATGGCGCGCCCTCGGCCGCGCCTCGAAGCCCCTGCGCGAAGGCGCCGAGATCCTGATCGAAGGCCCCGTGCCGCTCGTGGCGCGTGCCCTCGGCCGCGATCCCGAAGGACTCTTCGACGTCGTCCTCTTCTCGCCCCGCAGCGGCCTCTCCGTCCCCGATGCCATCGAGGCCGCCGGCCACGTCCCGCTCCCGCCGTACATCCGTCGCGACGACGACGCGACCGATCGCGCGCGGTATCAGACCGTCTACGCGCGCGAGCCCGGCGCCGTCGCCGCGCCGACGGCCGGCTTGCACCTGACCGAGGCGCTGATCGAGCGTTCCCGCGCGCGCGGCATATCACTCGCGCGGGTCACGCTGCACGTCGGTTTAGGCACGTTCCAGCCGGTGACAGCCGCCGATCTCGATGATCACCCCATGCACGCCGAGGCCTATCGCGTGCCGCCCGAGACAGCCGAGGCCGTGGCCCACGCGCGCCGGGAAGGTCGGGAGATCGTGGCGATCGGGACGACCAGCGTGCGCGCCCTGGAGAGCGCCGCGGACCCCGAGCGTGACGGGCACGTGCTCCCGCGCGAGGGCGAGACCCGGCTCTTGATCCAGCCGGGTTATCGCTTCCGCGTGGTCGATCGGCTGCTGACGAATTTCCACCTGCCGGAGTCGACGTTGCTCGCGCTCGTGAGCGCCTTCGCGGGCCACGCGCGTGTCCTCGAGAGTTACCGCGTCGCGATCGAGGAGAAGTACCGGTTTTATTCGTACGGCGACGCGATGCTGCTGAGGAGAAGCCGATGA
- the tgt gene encoding tRNA guanosine(34) transglycosylase Tgt encodes MSGPTTPGYAFRTLATSGAARAGLLTTPHGEVETPTFMPVGTQGSVKTMSPDEVAATGARIVLGNTYHLWLRPGPDVVAELGGLHGFTKWPHAMLTDSGGFQAFSLADRRKTDEDGFVFRSHLDGSKKVLTPEVAMQVQGKIGADIAMQLDICPPGDASRADFEAACARTTRWARRCLAAKRADQAVFGIVQGGTDPALRKAHAEELAAMPFDGLALGGFSVGEPIQRMHEVLVEVAPTLDPERPRYLMGVGTPYDLVRAIGAGVDMFDCVLPTRNARNGQALTRTGKVVIKQARYRTDPSPLDPTCTCPTCAAGYSRAYLRHLFLAGEILVLRLFTAHNLHLYGTLVREAREAILAGRYEAFARDWLAGLEAGSQAAT; translated from the coding sequence ATGAGCGGGCCGACCACGCCCGGATATGCCTTCCGCACCCTCGCCACGAGCGGCGCGGCGCGCGCGGGGCTCCTGACCACGCCGCACGGTGAGGTCGAGACGCCGACGTTCATGCCCGTCGGCACGCAGGGCAGCGTGAAGACGATGAGCCCCGACGAGGTCGCCGCCACGGGCGCGCGTATCGTCCTCGGCAACACGTATCACCTCTGGCTGCGGCCCGGCCCCGACGTCGTGGCGGAGCTCGGGGGCCTGCACGGCTTCACGAAGTGGCCACACGCCATGCTCACGGACTCCGGCGGCTTTCAGGCCTTCTCCCTCGCCGACCGGCGCAAGACGGACGAGGACGGCTTCGTCTTCCGCTCGCACCTCGACGGCTCGAAGAAGGTCCTCACGCCCGAGGTCGCGATGCAGGTGCAAGGGAAGATCGGCGCTGACATCGCCATGCAGCTCGACATCTGCCCGCCCGGCGACGCCTCGCGCGCCGACTTCGAGGCTGCCTGCGCCCGCACCACGCGCTGGGCCCGCCGCTGCCTCGCCGCCAAGCGGGCCGATCAAGCCGTCTTCGGCATCGTGCAAGGCGGCACCGACCCGGCCCTCCGCAAGGCCCACGCCGAGGAGCTCGCCGCCATGCCCTTCGACGGCCTCGCGCTCGGCGGCTTCTCCGTCGGCGAGCCGATCCAGCGCATGCACGAGGTCCTCGTCGAGGTCGCGCCCACGCTCGATCCGGAGCGGCCGCGTTACCTCATGGGCGTGGGCACGCCGTACGACCTCGTGCGCGCCATCGGCGCGGGCGTCGACATGTTCGACTGCGTCTTGCCCACGCGCAACGCCCGCAACGGCCAGGCCCTCACGCGCACGGGCAAGGTCGTCATCAAGCAGGCGCGTTACCGGACCGATCCCTCGCCGCTCGACCCCACCTGCACCTGCCCGACCTGCGCCGCCGGTTACTCGCGCGCCTACCTCAGGCACCTCTTCCTCGCGGGCGAGATCCTCGTCTTGCGCCTCTTCACCGCGCACAACCTGCACCTCTACGGCACGCTCGTGCGTGAGGCGCGGGAGGCGATCCTGGCGGGGCGGTACGAGGCGTTCGCGCGGGACTGGCTCGCGGGGCTCGAGGCCGGGAGCCAGGCGGCTACTTGA
- the gspC gene encoding type II secretion system protein GspC gives MRFDALLKRHFKGVVALLLLTAAYFQAKGLAYLVGAAWIEAAPVTSLPKPEIPTSQEETPPRPKGDVILSRNPFDSFTGPLVPPEDDGQPTPEMTNPMADPPCGFGAVTLVVWSEEDPDWSFAAIAGPEGVRLHRRGDVIGGFQVAHVGPDRIWLTREGRFCQIEVHDLERKKAAPPPNGPRMEPPRGGPQTAPPAKPGKRPKGRLPPHIAERIRQTGPTSYDIDRTVVDEILTNQAEYLQKVRVVPARQGDETTGMRIMGVRKGTALDAIGLKHGDQLQKINGFEMTNAQSALEAYSRLMSASQIRVEVMRRGRPTTLELNIK, from the coding sequence GTGCGGTTCGATGCCCTGCTGAAGCGCCATTTCAAGGGGGTCGTGGCCCTCTTGCTCCTGACCGCGGCCTATTTCCAGGCGAAGGGCCTGGCCTATCTGGTAGGCGCGGCGTGGATCGAAGCGGCCCCGGTGACGAGCCTGCCGAAGCCGGAGATCCCCACGAGTCAGGAAGAAACGCCGCCACGGCCGAAGGGCGACGTGATCCTGTCGCGGAACCCCTTCGACTCGTTCACCGGCCCGCTCGTCCCCCCGGAGGACGACGGGCAACCCACGCCGGAGATGACGAACCCGATGGCCGATCCGCCGTGCGGGTTCGGGGCGGTGACGCTCGTCGTGTGGTCGGAGGAGGATCCCGACTGGTCGTTCGCGGCGATCGCAGGGCCCGAGGGGGTGCGGCTGCACCGCCGAGGCGACGTGATCGGCGGTTTCCAGGTGGCGCACGTGGGGCCGGATCGGATCTGGCTGACGCGCGAGGGGCGGTTCTGCCAGATCGAGGTGCACGACCTCGAGCGGAAGAAGGCCGCGCCGCCGCCAAACGGGCCGAGGATGGAGCCGCCGCGCGGAGGGCCGCAGACGGCGCCGCCGGCCAAGCCCGGGAAGCGGCCCAAAGGTCGGCTGCCGCCGCACATCGCCGAGCGGATCCGGCAGACAGGGCCGACGTCGTACGACATCGACCGCACGGTGGTGGACGAGATCCTGACGAACCAGGCGGAGTACCTGCAGAAGGTGCGCGTGGTGCCGGCGCGGCAGGGCGACGAGACGACGGGCATGCGGATCATGGGCGTGCGCAAAGGCACGGCGCTCGACGCGATCGGCCTGAAGCACGGCGATCAGCTCCAGAAGATCAACGGGTTCGAGATGACGAACGCGCAGAGCGCGCTCGAGGCCTACTCGCGGCTGATGTCGGCCAGCCAGATCCGCGTGGAGGTGATGCGCAGAGGGCGGCCGACGACGCTGGAGCTGAACATCAAGTAG
- a CDS encoding response regulator, which produces MVQQRALSEVELERALEAGQGSPVPLASRLAESGAISKVAALKALSEQNGVPGVDLDQVCLKLSDLEIVPRQVAMQHKLLPVLVRDDKVHLAMATPTNRKIIDEIEFATGKRVFPYVALAAQLAKIIPVVYEMNERGESHYVGPTCPPEVRRKAAIAPPKRVITRNQIGAIVDDAMQRAAADTDISDADFGKAPRDLSVIAGPGALRPPRQPGERTVLVVDDEVEIRNILRLVLEQRGYRVLEADRGEAALRILKEDVPDAIVLDAMLPGELHGFDIARQLKGSERYGHIPIVIVSAVYRGWRFAEDLKASYKVDAYVEKPFRVTDVIDALERAIEQGQGKAAPQDPERISAEAEKKLSAGIAAYQAGKFDEAIGFLREGTKIDPLAYRLHFHLGLLLGKRGQIYDAISELETALRINDRHFPALKNLAVLYQKAGFRNKAVEVWERALRQAPDEPTRQQIKEILVGLL; this is translated from the coding sequence TTGGTCCAGCAACGGGCGCTCTCCGAGGTGGAGCTCGAGCGCGCGCTCGAAGCGGGCCAGGGCTCTCCGGTCCCGCTCGCTTCGCGGCTGGCCGAGTCCGGGGCCATCAGCAAGGTCGCCGCCTTGAAGGCGCTCAGCGAGCAAAACGGCGTGCCGGGCGTCGACCTCGATCAGGTCTGCTTGAAGCTCTCGGACCTCGAGATCGTGCCGCGCCAGGTGGCGATGCAGCACAAGCTCCTGCCGGTGCTCGTGCGGGACGACAAGGTCCACCTCGCGATGGCGACGCCGACGAACCGCAAGATCATCGACGAGATCGAGTTCGCCACGGGCAAACGCGTCTTCCCGTACGTCGCGCTCGCCGCGCAGCTCGCGAAGATCATCCCGGTCGTCTACGAGATGAACGAGCGGGGCGAGTCGCACTACGTCGGCCCGACCTGCCCGCCGGAGGTGCGTCGCAAGGCGGCGATCGCGCCGCCGAAGCGCGTCATCACGCGCAACCAGATCGGCGCGATCGTCGACGACGCCATGCAACGCGCGGCGGCGGACACCGACATCAGCGACGCGGACTTCGGCAAGGCGCCGCGTGATCTCTCGGTCATCGCGGGCCCGGGCGCGCTTCGTCCGCCGCGCCAGCCGGGCGAGCGAACGGTGCTCGTGGTCGACGACGAGGTCGAGATCCGCAACATCCTGCGACTGGTCCTCGAGCAACGTGGTTACCGCGTGCTCGAGGCCGATCGTGGCGAGGCGGCGCTTCGGATCCTCAAGGAAGACGTGCCGGACGCGATCGTGCTCGACGCGATGCTCCCGGGCGAGCTGCACGGGTTCGACATCGCGCGGCAGCTCAAGGGATCGGAGCGTTACGGCCACATCCCGATCGTGATCGTCTCGGCCGTGTACCGGGGCTGGCGCTTCGCGGAGGACCTCAAGGCGAGTTACAAGGTCGACGCGTACGTCGAGAAGCCGTTCCGGGTGACGGACGTGATCGACGCGCTCGAGCGCGCGATCGAGCAGGGGCAAGGCAAGGCGGCGCCGCAGGATCCGGAGCGGATCTCGGCGGAGGCGGAGAAGAAGCTCTCGGCGGGCATCGCGGCCTACCAGGCGGGCAAGTTCGACGAGGCGATCGGCTTCTTGCGCGAGGGGACGAAGATCGACCCGCTGGCGTATCGCCTGCACTTCCACCTCGGGCTCCTGCTCGGCAAGCGGGGCCAGATCTACGACGCGATCAGCGAGCTCGAGACGGCGCTGCGCATCAACGACCGGCACTTTCCGGCGCTGAAGAACCTGGCGGTGCTCTACCAGAAGGCCGGCTTCCGGAACAAAGCGGTCGAGGTCTGGGAGCGGGCGCTGCGGCAGGCGCCCGACGAGCCGACGCGGCAGCAGATCAAGGAGATCCTGGTCGGGCTCCTGTAG
- a CDS encoding AgmX/PglI C-terminal domain-containing protein, producing MNLTCQKCKTPLAAGATGRVTCASCGHVSFVPPRPAVPLPPRPAAPRPIAAPAVPRPFVTPGGPAPAPPALAQVPEIAAPAPPALAPAPEIAAPVPEIVAPAPPALAPAPELVAPASPALAPAPEIAAPASPALAQVPELVAPAPPALAQVPLDVLEDPFALRDPFAPTPQASPGPTTTSDAAATLVRPAPAPAPEPPPPPPIVSPPLPDDDIDEDALLGRRKKGSLHPAALALIAAGAVFGGVAAFLLLRPAPQPQIVYVTASATAAPAAPSPSAGPTLEATAAAPDPAEAPKPGATGRPLGGPWPQAAKTGAPAAPIDMSGFSGPNVAGPSNGPAAGAQAAGTGQLSAGEISGVVEANRPLVKRRCWQPALDATKGMGGSARVSATISIAPSGAVQMVSASGAEKDYPGLSSCIAARIKGWKFPASGGTTPVNIPFVFAAQ from the coding sequence ATGAACCTCACCTGCCAGAAGTGCAAGACGCCTCTCGCCGCCGGCGCGACGGGCCGCGTGACGTGCGCGTCGTGTGGGCACGTGAGCTTCGTGCCGCCGCGCCCCGCCGTGCCGCTGCCCCCGCGGCCCGCCGCGCCGCGTCCGATCGCTGCCCCGGCGGTGCCGAGGCCCTTCGTGACGCCCGGCGGGCCTGCCCCGGCGCCGCCCGCGCTTGCCCAGGTGCCAGAAATCGCTGCCCCGGCGCCGCCCGCGCTTGCCCCGGCGCCGGAAATCGCTGCCCCGGTGCCGGAAATCGTTGCCCCGGCGCCGCCCGCGCTTGCCCCGGCGCCGGAACTCGTTGCCCCGGCGTCGCCCGCGCTTGCCCCGGCGCCGGAAATCGCTGCCCCGGCGTCGCCCGCGCTTGCCCAGGTGCCGGAGCTCGTTGCCCCGGCGCCGCCCGCGCTTGCCCAGGTGCCGCTCGACGTCCTCGAAGACCCTTTTGCCCTGCGCGACCCCTTCGCGCCCACGCCCCAGGCCTCCCCCGGCCCGACGACGACAAGTGACGCCGCCGCCACCCTCGTCCGCCCGGCCCCCGCGCCGGCCCCGGAGCCGCCCCCGCCGCCCCCGATCGTCTCCCCGCCCCTCCCGGACGACGACATCGACGAGGACGCCCTCCTCGGGCGCCGCAAGAAGGGCTCCCTCCACCCCGCCGCCCTCGCCCTCATCGCGGCGGGCGCCGTCTTCGGCGGGGTCGCCGCCTTCCTCCTCCTTCGCCCCGCCCCGCAGCCGCAGATCGTCTACGTCACGGCCTCCGCCACCGCCGCCCCGGCCGCGCCTTCACCCTCGGCCGGCCCCACCCTCGAGGCCACCGCCGCCGCCCCCGACCCGGCCGAGGCCCCCAAGCCCGGCGCCACGGGCCGGCCCCTCGGCGGCCCCTGGCCCCAGGCCGCGAAGACGGGCGCGCCGGCCGCCCCGATCGACATGTCCGGCTTCTCGGGCCCGAACGTGGCCGGCCCGAGCAACGGCCCCGCGGCGGGCGCGCAGGCGGCGGGCACGGGGCAACTCTCGGCGGGCGAGATCAGCGGCGTGGTCGAGGCGAACCGCCCGCTCGTCAAGCGACGCTGCTGGCAACCGGCGCTCGACGCCACGAAGGGCATGGGCGGCTCGGCGCGCGTGTCGGCCACGATCTCCATCGCCCCCTCCGGCGCCGTGCAAATGGTGAGCGCGAGCGGCGCGGAGAAGGATTACCCAGGCTTGTCGAGCTGCATCGCCGCCCGTATCAAGGGCTGGAAATTCCCGGCCTCCGGGGGCACGACCCCGGTGAACATCCCCTTCGTTTTCGCCGCGCAATGA
- a CDS encoding cobalamin B12-binding domain-containing protein, whose amino-acid sequence MTERKIRILVAKPGLDGHDRGAKVVARALRDAGFEVIYTGLHQTPDMIASAAVQEDVDAVGLSIMSGAHNTLFPAVIEALKKHGAEDIVVFGGGIIPDDDISRLKDAGVRGVFTPGTPLKSIIDWIHENVAA is encoded by the coding sequence ATGACCGAACGAAAGATCCGCATCCTCGTCGCCAAGCCCGGCCTCGATGGGCACGATCGCGGCGCCAAGGTCGTCGCGCGCGCGCTGCGAGACGCGGGCTTCGAGGTCATCTACACAGGCCTGCACCAGACGCCCGACATGATCGCCAGCGCCGCCGTCCAGGAGGACGTGGACGCGGTGGGCCTGTCGATCATGTCCGGCGCCCACAACACGCTGTTCCCCGCGGTGATCGAGGCCCTGAAGAAACACGGCGCCGAGGACATCGTGGTCTTCGGCGGCGGGATCATCCCGGACGACGACATCAGCCGGCTCAAAGACGCGGGCGTACGAGGGGTCTTCACCCCAGGGACGCCGCTGAAGAGCATCATCGACTGGATCCACGAGAACGTGGCGGCGTAG
- the mraZ gene encoding division/cell wall cluster transcriptional repressor MraZ, which translates to MFRGHFEHAIDAKGRTSLPARFRDVLDAPAEQVALILTPALFDPCLHCYPLKAWEELEAKIAALPQFEPNVVAFRRKYLSAAVECELDKQGRILVPPSLREHAGLHKEVLWAGMGATAELWSKERWKAAQTMSEAELASFKAAIAEQFRL; encoded by the coding sequence ATGTTTCGTGGTCATTTCGAGCACGCGATCGACGCGAAAGGGCGCACCAGCCTGCCCGCGCGTTTTCGCGACGTGCTGGATGCACCCGCGGAGCAGGTCGCGCTGATCCTGACGCCCGCTCTCTTCGACCCCTGCCTCCACTGCTACCCGCTCAAGGCCTGGGAGGAGCTCGAAGCCAAGATCGCGGCGCTCCCCCAGTTCGAGCCAAACGTCGTCGCCTTCCGCCGGAAGTACCTGTCGGCCGCGGTCGAGTGCGAGCTCGACAAACAAGGCCGGATCCTCGTGCCGCCGTCGCTGCGCGAGCACGCAGGTCTGCACAAGGAAGTGCTCTGGGCCGGGATGGGCGCGACGGCCGAGCTCTGGTCGAAGGAGCGGTGGAAGGCCGCCCAGACGATGAGCGAGGCCGAGCTCGCCAGCTTCAAGGCCGCGATCGCGGAGCAGTTCCGCCTATGA
- the rsmH gene encoding 16S rRNA (cytosine(1402)-N(4))-methyltransferase RsmH, with protein MNVVNVVPMRDKVPPPEPQKAPHVTVLLREVVEALAPHAGGVYVDATLGAGGHAEAILEAAPGCRLIGVDRDETALALAKERLAPFGDRVTLVHGRFGEVDEHLQKLGVTSVDGLVADVGVSSMQIDDATRGMSFRAEGPLDMRMDPSTGETALELIERLDDDELANVIYQYGEERRSRRIARCIKQALANGELVTTLDLRRAVVRAVGPSRVGGVDPATRTFQALRVAVNGELDELEALLRAATRVVKSGGVLAVISFHSLEDRIVKHALREASVWEPLWKKPLVASDEETTQNPRARSAKLRAARRVALAGEGGGDEVYA; from the coding sequence ATGAACGTGGTGAACGTCGTGCCGATGCGAGACAAGGTGCCACCCCCCGAGCCGCAAAAAGCGCCCCACGTGACGGTGCTCCTGCGCGAGGTCGTCGAGGCGCTCGCGCCCCACGCAGGCGGCGTCTACGTGGACGCGACGCTCGGCGCAGGCGGCCACGCCGAGGCGATCCTCGAAGCCGCCCCAGGCTGCCGGCTGATCGGCGTCGACCGCGACGAGACAGCCCTCGCGCTCGCGAAGGAGCGCCTCGCGCCGTTCGGCGACCGGGTGACGCTCGTGCACGGGCGCTTCGGCGAGGTCGACGAGCACCTCCAGAAGCTCGGCGTCACGTCGGTGGACGGGCTCGTCGCCGACGTGGGCGTGTCGTCGATGCAGATCGATGACGCGACGCGCGGGATGAGCTTCCGCGCCGAAGGCCCGCTCGACATGCGGATGGATCCGTCGACGGGCGAGACGGCGCTCGAGCTGATCGAGCGGCTCGACGACGACGAGCTGGCGAACGTGATCTACCAGTACGGCGAGGAGCGAAGGTCACGGCGGATTGCGCGTTGCATCAAGCAAGCGCTCGCGAACGGGGAGCTCGTGACGACGCTGGATCTACGCCGCGCGGTGGTGCGGGCGGTGGGGCCGTCGCGCGTGGGCGGGGTCGATCCGGCGACGCGTACGTTCCAGGCCTTGCGCGTCGCGGTGAACGGCGAGCTCGACGAGCTCGAGGCGCTCCTGCGCGCGGCGACGCGGGTGGTGAAGAGCGGCGGCGTGCTCGCGGTGATCTCGTTCCACTCGCTGGAGGACCGGATCGTCAAGCACGCGCTACGCGAGGCGAGCGTGTGGGAGCCGCTCTGGAAGAAGCCGCTCGTCGCGTCGGACGAGGAGACCACGCAGAACCCGCGGGCGAGGAGCGCGAAGCTACGCGCGGCGCGGCGCGTCGCGCTGGCGGGTGAGGGTGGCGGCGACGAGGTGTACGCATGA